In a single window of the Actinomycetota bacterium genome:
- a CDS encoding NAD(P)/FAD-dependent oxidoreductase: MLKRIVILGGGTGGTLTANRLQRHFKHDDVSITVVDQDGDHVYQPGLLFVPFGLSQPEDIVRSRERQLAKGIVYIEKPIERVDIETDTVVLEGNHELPYDVLVIATGSRLVPEETEGLTGPGWGTSAFTFYDLPGATALEQALESFDGGRLVVNMVDLPVKCPVAPLEFCFLADWYFHQREMRDRVQITYVTPLDAAFTKPVASRTLQGLLAEKGIELVTEFNTGQVEYATNEDASPARGGKLVGYDGREVEFDLAAVVPLHSGAEFVSRSPGLGDELGFVRTDPSTLQSKVKENIFAIGDATDVPASKAGSVTHFEGDVLTENLIAFLEGDDLDASYDGHANCFVETGFSKALLIDFNYDTEPLPGHFPGPVGLPLLKESRLNHLGKLMFQWFYWHSLLPGRDIPGITTDMPHFGKRGADSGTDAADSTDEETSA, translated from the coding sequence ATGCTGAAGCGCATCGTCATCCTGGGCGGTGGCACCGGCGGGACGCTGACCGCGAACCGGCTGCAGCGGCACTTCAAGCACGACGACGTGTCGATCACCGTCGTCGATCAGGACGGAGACCACGTCTACCAACCCGGTCTGCTGTTCGTGCCGTTCGGGCTGAGCCAGCCCGAAGACATCGTGCGATCTCGTGAGCGCCAGCTCGCGAAGGGCATCGTGTACATCGAAAAGCCCATCGAGCGCGTGGACATCGAGACCGACACCGTCGTGCTCGAAGGCAACCACGAGCTGCCGTACGACGTGCTGGTGATCGCCACCGGATCGCGCCTCGTGCCCGAGGAGACCGAAGGGCTCACCGGCCCCGGTTGGGGTACCAGTGCGTTCACGTTCTACGACCTGCCGGGTGCGACCGCGCTCGAGCAGGCGCTCGAATCGTTCGACGGGGGCCGGCTGGTGGTGAACATGGTCGACCTGCCGGTCAAGTGCCCCGTCGCCCCGCTCGAGTTCTGCTTCCTCGCCGACTGGTACTTCCATCAGCGCGAGATGCGTGACCGGGTGCAGATCACCTACGTGACACCGCTCGATGCAGCGTTCACCAAGCCGGTCGCCTCACGCACGTTGCAGGGCCTGCTCGCCGAGAAGGGCATCGAGCTCGTCACCGAGTTCAACACCGGCCAGGTCGAGTACGCGACGAACGAAGACGCCAGCCCCGCACGGGGCGGCAAGCTCGTCGGCTACGACGGGCGCGAGGTGGAGTTCGACCTCGCCGCGGTCGTACCCCTGCACAGCGGCGCCGAGTTCGTCAGCCGCTCACCGGGGCTCGGCGACGAGCTCGGCTTCGTGCGCACCGACCCGTCGACACTGCAGTCGAAGGTGAAGGAGAACATCTTCGCCATCGGCGACGCCACCGACGTCCCGGCGTCGAAGGCCGGCTCGGTCACCCATTTCGAGGGTGACGTCCTGACAGAGAATTTGATCGCCTTCCTCGAGGGCGACGACCTCGACGCCAGCTACGACGGGCATGCGAACTGCTTCGTCGAGACAGGGTTCTCGAAGGCGCTGCTGATCGACTTCAACTACGACACCGAGCCGCTGCCCGGCCACTTCCCCGGCCCGGTCGGTCTGCCCTTGCTGAAGGAGAGCCGGCTCAACCATCTCGGCAAGCTGATGTTCCAGTGGTTCTACTGGCACAGCCTGCTGCCCGGGCGCGACATTCCCGGCATCACCACCGACATGCCCCATTTCGGCAAGCGCGGCGCCGACTCCGGCACCGACGCGGCCGACTCGACCGACGAGGAGACATCTGCATGA